The Candidatus Peregrinibacteria bacterium genome contains the following window.
GAAGTGAAATTTGCGTAACCGGTTTATTACCATCCTGAAAATTTTCAACCAGAACATTGTTATAACTCATCGGGGGATATAGGGAATTTTGGGTTGCTGTTTCGCTTTAGTTTTGGCTTATGTAAGCTGTTAAGTGCAATTTATCTACTTAACGATTTAGTTATGTTTAAAAAAAAGGGATTTTAGTTGGATAAATTCATCCCTTCTATTCCCCCACCTCATTCAACCGCTTCTTCTCATCACCCTGCAGGTAGGTTTCCTTTGAAATCACACTACGGCCAAGTTCTTTTTCCGTCAGCTTGCGAGCATTACCGGCCACACCTCCGCCGCGTTGTGCGACCTTTTTATTTTTAGGCATTCCACTTGGCTTTTCTTGAACGGAAATTTCAGTGGTCACCTTTTCTCCAAGCATAGTAAAAATTAATTCCAAGTCGGTCATATTATCGCGCAAATTCGCCTTTGATGTATTGGGAATATTTTTGAACTTCTTATATTTACTCGGGGTCATACCAAATGTAGCCTGGGATATTTCGGCGGTCAAAATCGCATAATCCTTTGCATGAGTGAGACCACGATCTTTCCATTCATCAGTCAAATCCTGGCGAATGGCAATGCCACGCAAACGCTTATCAATCCAATCTTTTGGATAACCTTTTTTTTCATAAAGCTTCTTTATCCTCTCCTGTGCCAACTCCGGATTTT
Protein-coding sequences here:
- a CDS encoding Bro-N domain-containing protein gives rise to the protein MGKWWEKGELKMEGGLKEKVRREKMARLACSKAELLAFGGLIPRPWAGFFIKIRRIWHDNEWFYSVVDIVEALTESPSPRQYWGVLKQRESQLLTICLQLKLESADGKKYSTDCVNTKNAFRLIQSIPSPKAEPFKMWLAEVGKERLDEIENPELAQERIKKLYEKKGYPKDWIDKRLRGIAIRQDLTDEWKDRGLTHAKDYAILTAEISQATFGMTPSKYKKFKNIPNTSKANLRDNMTDLELIFTMLGEKVTTEISVQEKPSGMPKNKKVAQRGGGVAGNARKLTEKELGRSVISKETYLQGDEKKRLNEVGE